The window AAGACGAGAGAACCCCTACAAGGGTCATGTCTCGGGAATGAAAGTGAGTGACTAAACATAGGAAAAGCCATGAAAGGAAAGGAGGGGGTAGATTCGGGAATGAGAGGAAAAGACAGGCGGTTGGGTTTGTAAGGTGTAGGCTGTAGAAGTAGGGGGGCCTAGGCTTTGGGAATTGAAGAAATTGCCAATTAAGCAAGCACTGCAGACTCAGCTCGGCAGCAGATGCTGGCTACTGCGATACTTGATTGCAAGCTAGCGGGAGATGATAATCACTTGAATCGTCCGAGAGGGGAAGAAGAGGGCAGGCGAGGCCAATTTTGTGCTGTGAATGAGCAATCACGATTTGCCATGCACGCATGTCTTGGTAATATAAGAAATCATGCGTTGCACTTTCTCACAATTGATCTTGTGTTTTCGAGTAATCCGTTGGCAAATACGGCTGTATCATACGTTGTCCCGCGCATGAAACTTTCAAGAAAATTAGTAGTAGAAATTTTTCTTGGGATTATTGATTTGTTGAGAGTTAAACTCTGCATTTCATCTTTAGACAGCTGTGGTCTGTCAAAAATTTACAAACATTGAATGCAAGGAGAGAAATATGTGGCTTTCAAGATTCGCAGCactagtagttttttttttttttttttctcttttcttttctttcaagtATTTGATTACATGCATAAAAAAGTTGACAGCATGATGAAGATTGGTGACACCTTTATAAACAAATCCTCACACGCCATATATATTTCTTCAAAACTTAAATTTGTATTGGTAACTTAACTCCTTAACgccatatttctcaaaaacttaaCTCCtttataaattaacaaaaaccGAAATTTCTATTGGTAACTCCAAAACAAGATGAAGATATGCCCTTTACTTAATACATTGAAATTAAAGTTTAAATAAACATTAGtgcaaaaagaaattaaaattaaaatagcaTCGTAGCCTCAAAGGATTTTGTTATGTTATTGAAATTTATAAAAGTATattatttttctaattatttaCTATTCCTCCATGATCAACTTTTAGAATCTAACCAGGGGGTACCATACAAATAGAAAACAGCACTAAACCTGCGTGCATGTGCATTGACTTTTGCCTTCCACGGGAGATTtcgaaataaataaataattaggtATAGCCACCCTAATTAATTCAGCGTTTGTGCGGCGCCCGGGCAAATACATTTTGTTCAAAACTGTTATTGCACTAATACCACATTTAattatctcttcatttcttcccCTCCAACTAAATCACTgacattttttaagaaaaagggGGGCTTACAGCACCAGCCGCTGGGCACCTCTAGTTTTGGATGTTTGAAAATGTTCAATTACATCATGCCtttattatcaatttattcCATCCgcctagggatggcaatgggtgCGGGTGCCCGCCCCGCGGGGGGCTCACGGGGcaggggttggggcgggggcgggggggaattttttccccccgcttagaaacggggcggggggcgggggtatactcccccgccccatcccccgccccgccacccgcaaaatatatatatatatatatataaatgactatatattatatgtaagttaattagttataaacttatgataatgatattattagttagatgtattatatgatgtatattagtttatgtaatataattgatattatcaattatatgaataattatacatgtctactaatagaatttattaattagttatactaaatttactaatacatttatactaaatttctaattacacttaatagaataacacttttttctcaaaaaaatgcacaaatacaatgatgaattagtgattgcatttgtactaaaagtgaaaatttgactattttagttatatttatttcatcatattggattgtattcaaataacttctgtttgattgtttttatgaatttcaattgtaaaattacaatgaataataatttggtgatgtgttgatattttaatacttgattatttattaaaatttaattataataaatttatataataaaattttattaaccccgcgggtgCCCTGGCGGGGGAAGCGGAGCAAggcgggggcgggggcggggcggggggagcgggaggcgggggacggggcgggggacggggggaactaataggcaacggggcggggtcccccgccccaaccccgccccgttgccatccctacatCCGCCTTTCATTTAAGATTGggttaattttttatatactggTAGTGTagtgacctttttttttcccattagTAACTAAAGATATATGTTACAtgtgcatgatttgaattttaaatttaaattcatattaTATGATATAATTTAAATCTGTTagcgtaaaaaaaaaattgtacactAGCAGTGTACAAAAAATTTGCTCTTTTAAGTTTTGCCTTTCATTAATAAAGTGTTAGAGGCaatagaagaaaattttgtttatcaATTTTTGTTCTAAGAGATATATGCAGCCAATTCTTAATTTGTGCATGCAAAAATCTGCACAACAATAAAAATGGCAAGACAATAACTACAATTTCTATAATATGTTGGGAAACATcgatcaaaagaaaaatcataatctTCAAGTCATGAGGGCCTCAAATCCGTGAAATTACAAGAAAATTTCGGCATGAGAATCGTGCTGTTTTCCACAGATTGAAGATTAAGCCCCGCATGCACGAGCGACAGATCCGCCACCGGGAACAAATTCCGCTCCGGCCGATTTTGGCTTTCTAACGAGATCATCTCATGGGATGAAATGATCCCATTCTCCTCACTCCTCGTCTGATTGATTGTGGGCAGCAAACGACAAAACTTCTGATGCTTTTTCGGCCTAAtgtgttttgactttttgacctgaTCAAAGCTTACCTCGAAGTTGCAATATGGTTCAATTGTTGAACCACTCAATCCATATGTATACAAATCTATTTGTTTCGCTAGTGCGCGATTACGTATATACTTTTTACTCATCTTTCAATTGATTGTTTATTATTGCATACAGTTATAGACTGCTTACAGTATGGGGGATCTATTAATTTACTACTTTTTTTCGGTGTGTgccaagtttatggattaattttgttttgaataactggattaatttttcatacacttaggattaatctttcatATATTGACAGTTTATACACTGTTggcgttggatgaatgacaattttataaaatttgaatttgaaattcaaatatatatatacacttatagtgtatatatatttttcttgaatgcATTAcatataatttgaatttaaatttaaaactcaaattatacatatatatcaTACATTCGACCGTAATAGTGTCACTGCATATAAAATTAACTTTTGCTTATACGTTATATGAGattttttttggctttctaTGTTGTAATTAAATCAAATCCTGTCACCCACTACCTACCATTAACTAATGCAAGTGACGGGCTTTGTCTTTGTTCCTCAAAAGATACACCAAAATAACGAAAAGTGTGCTAAAAGAGTTTGAGGAAAGATAATCCACCAAAAgttataggaaaaaaaaaattgtacaagTGATGAATCTATATTATAAACGAAACAAAACCGAGGGAGAGAGATGGAGGAGAAACCACAAGTGCATCTAATCAAAAAGTTGGGATTATCAATCAACACTTTGTCAAATAATATAATTGAGTGTGTAAGTAACATTGAATTCCCATTGTTTTTTCAATTAAGATGATTAATACCGAGAGTACCTTCCCCATCATGAaaaccaaaatgaaaaacaaatcaAGTCAGCTAATTACCGGGCAACCACCCCAATCAATGATGAGGAGTGGAGGAATTGAATGGCAGCACGTAAATGAGCTGGGCCAGTGGCTACACGGATGAGTCCGAGTTTAATTCTCCACTTTTCTAATGTGGGAGCTGGCCCTATCAGGCCCATTGGTATCGCAAAAGGAATACATGACTTGATGACTTGTGCAATCAGCCGCTattttgtctttaaaataaattaaattcatTGTGTAAAAATCTAAAAGTTGATTGCTTAATTCAACCATGGAAATGAATATGGATGTAAGTACAGAgttgttatctttttttttttttttaaacacatctGATCGGGATTTGAGTTTTTCTGTTCCCACTAATTACAAGAAAAAATGTCATTAAATAGCAGATCAATCCCAAAAGTCAACCACAAGTTCAATGGCCGCCGAAAAGGGATTAAAGTCCTCCTTTGAACTGTTGTAGGTCAGGAGTTTAAACTCTacctataataaaaaaaattcaaagaaggTGCTAAAGCATCCTTTTGATCTAGTAGGTTTTCATACCTACTAGCTCCTTAAACAGTAGTAAAAATCCCAAAAGTCAAAGGCGTCCTAAGATGTTAAATGCTAAAATGACAACATTAGTAAATGTTTATTCCACCAATTATTTCAAACTGGACTAAACCAGGAAAGAAAACATcctttaaatattttttgtatCTTTAATTTAATTGATGCAAGATTTTGCCAGCCCATGTGAGGTATCCACAGAAGATGTGACCCCCACAACCCTTAAAGAGTCTTGAACAcacgaaaatgaaaaatgcacaTCACTAATTGTTAGATTTTGCGTCAAGTCCAGTTCACTCTATACGACTCCTTTCATGGCCAAATCACACAAATGCTATTTATCCTTTTGAGGaccacacccccccccccccccaaaaaaacacAGAAATACAcaacaacacaacacaaaatatatatatatatatatatatatatatcaaattagtTCTTCTGTAATCCTCACATTTCCCCCTTCCCAATTCTTGCTTTTCAGTGATTTCCGTAATCAGGCAGTTGAATTCTATGTGTCGATAATTTGTTTCTAATCTGTCTCTCTAGCGTGTGTTTGAGGCAATACGACCAAGACCCCTTAAGAATACTATTCTGTCTTTTAACAAATCATGACTCAGTATTCTTGGTGCTGAATTTTGTGGCATATCCTTTTAGCTAGCTCTAGTGCTTTTGGTTCCAAATATTGAAACTTCAAGTAATTCAGGAATAGAGCCCTTGAGGGTTCAGGTAAGTTTCTCCTCTATGTTGCCTTTCTGGGACACTTCTGATGATCTCTAGTACCGTACCATAGGCAGGTTGTAATAGTATTCTGAGTtaatgtgaaattcttgaggcCAAGATGGGATCTTTCAGTGGTTTAGGTATTGGGTTGAGCTTTGTATTTGGTTGCATCTTCTTGGGGCTTGTTGCTGAGCTATACTATCTGTTGTGGTGGAAGAAGAGAATTAACAACAGAGAAATTGAGGACCATTTTACCAACTATGCAGCGGAGATTTCTTATCTCTTTTGTTGGAAGAAATCAAATTCTACTGACAGTAGACGAAATGACACTCAAGAACTCGCTGCCTCAGTGATTAATTCTGAAGTCAATGGCCATGAAAATGATCTTGAGCTAGGAGGAAACGGCAAGGATGGTAGTATGCAATTCAAAGGCTTCGGTGAAGAAAGTGTGGAGTCAGAGTTAATGAGGCTGCACAATCTCTGTGGCCCTCCAAGATTTTTGTTCACAATCAAGGAGGAAACTAAGGAGGATTTGGAGTCTGATGATGGGAAATCTAGAGGTGATAGAAGCAGGAAAGGGTCAAGAACTAGAAGCTTGAGCGACATCATTATTGCTGTTGATACTCCTTTTCGCACCCCTTTACCTTCGCCACCTCTCAGGACTCCATCTTTGGATTCTTATAGCAATATTCACGGATTCAATCCTCTCTTTGAGTCCATATCTGAGGCTGAATTGAATAAGCTGAGATCTTCTCCTCCGCcaaagttcaaatttttaagGGATGCTGAGGAGAAGTTGATAAGAAGATTAGTCGAAGAAGCTGAAAGGATGGCCTTGAAGAATGGGGGCTGTGTTCGAGATTCTGTTATTCAACCTTCCCCAAATGGGACGGTTATCACAGAAGAGGTTGACGGCTCTTATGTTGCAATTATTGGTAAGGATAACGAAAGAGAACTtcaacagcagcagcagcctAGTCTTTGCCATTCAACTCCTTCTCAGGTTCTCCCATTGGCATCATCTCCTTCAACATTCAGACTGGCTGATGCCAAATCCGGTATGCAATAGATATTTGGGAAGAATTTACAGGAAATGGGttcaaattttattattttttctgcaatttttgccCTTTCATCTGTGAATTAAAATTACAGTGATTAAATTTGGTGTAATCATCGTCCAGATTTCAATAGAGAACGGTGAAAATTTTCAAGTTTCCTTGgttctcaatttttattttcttttccagttattgaggcaaaaaaaaaaaaaagaaaaaagaaatcatgTAGAGTGATGTAATCATTGTGCATGGTATCTTGGATTCCTGAGGAGCAATACCACGCCAGCCCACCTCTTAGAAGTTCAAGTTGAGGCCGTAATGTTGTATAGTTTAATACGGTATGGTCCTGCTAGCTTGCTGGTATACTTGCTCAAATTTAGTATCGTTTTTTTGAATGGTCTTTTTCCAATCTGTAGAGGTACAAAACTATTCAAAATTCTCCTGCTGCAAAACAATGCTGAGAGTTGATTCCAAAAGGTTCTTTTCCTTGTCCTAGGCTGTTGCTGCACATGCACTTAATCATACCACATTATGATGTCCTAATATCTTCGGTACATTCTGTTACCCTCATGAGAGAGTCATGATATTTTTCGTATTCAATTTCACTTTTAATAcatactacttttttttttttaatcagacGTGACAGGTAGTCTAACCTACACTAGGTGGGGAGAAATCGACGAAAACTGAATCACCATCCAATCAGACGGGtcctactcctactctaatCTACCTGtataaatttaaaagaaatcacATGTAGTAACACGTTACTGAAAGGTAAGATTTGAATCTTTAACCCCCGCCCCCATCAAGATTTAAAGTTTTTAGAGGCCGTCACCAACAGTCCAAAGCTTCGTTGGTTTTACTTTTAATACCACAtactttcacaaaaaaaaaatatgagaatTCAGGCATTGACGTAATAATGAGAGGTAAATCAATTCATGTTTCATATTATTATTGATGTGAATGCATCATtgtatattaagaaaatttatgAGACGTGTCGAATTTGCGAGAGTCAATAATATATAAGCTTATACGCACGAGAAGATGACTTCTAAAAGTCATGCTCGGATAAGTATTGTGTCCTAAGCATTTGCCGCAGCACGGTAGCAAATAGTAATTATTTCCAACTTTAATAGGCCCTTGTTACCTACCAAGGCCAAGCATTAATGTTAATCTTGATTTGGCGATTGTTTGGATTTGGGAAGCAGTACAGTAGTATTTGAATGGTGCAAGCTGCTCATTCATGTATTATTGATGGAGACACAGCTTATTTTAGCTTTGGCCCGTGCCTCTCTATTCTATATAGACAAAGTGTGTTGTTCGTTATAATTGTCTTCTTGTGTGTGTACGCTAGTTGTAGTTGTGCGCGTTTTGGCTTACAGCTAATTGCTGATTGAAACACGCTTTGCCAAAATTTTCTGCGTTTTGGTGAAACAAGGCTCGTGTCCGATGTCCACACAGCTTACCTTAGTGGGATCCCTCCTGATTTCGCCTGAAAACTGACTGGGTTTTCATCAAATTGACAAATGATTCGTTGCATTTTTGAATAAAGCTAGCGAGTCTGTCCAGCTTTTCTGATTTCATGTGTGCTGCAGAAATTCTTCTCTCGTAAAAGTGTGCGCGTTTTGAGGAAAGGTAAAAAGGGCAATGGGGAGCTTTAAAAAGGAGGCGCCCTATAATAAGCTAGCAGCAGGATTGGTCAAATATGTTGCCTTGCCCTTCAAAAGCAACAGAAAAAGTTTGCAAGTTTTTAGTGATGTTTGGGAATCGTGAATGATTAATGATCTTTCACCTAAACAACAAGAAACGTCGCTATTATCACGCGATTCCGCCGAAAGTTTCCCCAACCTTAAAGGATTGTTCTCATCTGAGGCAGCCTTAAAGGATCGTTTCCATCCTCATCTTCGTGGCTAAGCATTTAACAGTTATAAGCTCTGCATAAAAGATTGAGAAGGATACATACAACTCAGATGATTCGATGCTTTATCTtgaatcttttaattttttggagGTATGGAATATCTACAAGCAAGCAAGGtctctatttatttattcgaCGTTCGTGACCATGACATGACACAACCTAGCACTCTAGTCTCTAGCAGCAGAGGAAgtggtcctttttttttcatttcctttcctttgtaTTTTGGTGGAAAGACAGGGCCCAACTTAATTAAGTTTAACATATTATACAGGGTAATTAAAAGGGGACCACATGCGGAGACTGCTgcatttaaatttgaattgatgATCTGTTTTCAGGCATAATTTATCTTGTCTATCGCGACAAAATTCTTGGCTTTTTTCCAGGGTACGTAACTGAAATTTTGATTGTGGCCAGTTCCATCATGTTGTTGTTCTGTGGATGCTAATTTCCTGAACTTATTCCAATTCAAATTGAGGATATAGTAGGTGTAGAAGTTTGGCTTTGAGGTTTTGGCAGAGGATGAGGTAGCACTGATAGTGCTGCAGAGTGCAGAGCGGATCAAGTCCTAACTCGGTCAtcatcgagctcgagtttgaattTGACCAAGTCGAACTCAAGTTCGAActcaaattcaaaaatattaaattcatGAGTCGGTTCAAgttcgattatatatatataattttaatagtaaacttacatatatatttatgatattttattatttgttaagaaaattaattatttttattcattttttaaaaaatataaaatatatatgtttttttactttttaaagtTCGAACTTGACATTTTGATCTTGAGTTTGAGTTTCGTAAAATTATGTCAAGACTCGATTCAATTAGGGCGAAACTCGACTGAGTTTAGCTCGTTTGCTCGATTTCCTGGCGATGCCTGCAAAATGTATAAAGCAGATATGGGATTGCGAAAGCCTCCAAATATACTAAGTGgcatgagtgtgtttggattgaaatgatttgaaaaaaaataatttgtttcacaaatctcaattacctttttatctcatatacatcacatcacaaaaagtgttacaataattatctccaaataaatcattcaaataAACTCCAATAATCTATGTTGCTGTTTCAATTCGAAACATAAGAATAAAGATTTGAAGCAATAAGGGGAGGCTGAACGTACAAATGGTTATCCTTTTGAAGTTGGAAGAGCACGTTCTCAGCCATTGGGTGGGACAAGCAAAGTTTTGGACTCTTTCAATTTGAACATGGCTGAGATGTTGTTGGCACTTGGTCTGTGCTTTTTGCAAATAAATTCGTCAGCTTTATAATTCTTCTTTACTGGGAAAATTGGTAAACATAAcagggattaaaaaaaaaaattttttttttttttgggtttgctTATACAATGACAAAACGTCAACTGGATCTCAATAATACGCAGTTATAGTAATTTATATGTATGGTCAAATCTGAATCCTCAGATGTAAGTGTGAAAAACCTGAAAATTGCCATCAAAGGTGAAAATAAAACAGGTAGTGAAACTGAAAGGAGCCGGCCGCTATTGCCTGCCCTTTTGGACGACAGGGCTCTCTTGCGGGTCCATTACGGAAACTTCTCCACAATGGTTGAAAAATTGTTTGGATTACAACTTTGACAAGTCCGGTTGAAGCTGTACAGCTGTATAATATATTTCTGTACCCGAAGGATCGAGGCGTTCGTCCTCAGACGAGAGGTTAAAAGAGATGGAGAATATATAGAAACAGCGAGTCAATCAGATTCAGAGGACAAGAAATGataatcttttttcttttttcacagctataatatttatataatatactcTATCTTAATTTAGAGGGATAGCATACTCTGTCTTAATTTAGAGGGAGGGATAGAAGGAAGCCACAAATAGTGATAGGTGGAAGGTAAAGTTCGAGGTTTTGACCTTCTACTGACAACcaagattttaaaaaatgttacGGGTGTGTATAAGAGCAgttttggattgcaattttttaatagctttctataaaaaaatattgtaatattttttaaaaatttgatatGTACGAAGTAAAAATGCGATAAGGAATATTTTTCTGAAATCCcatcaaaaaaatgaataacacTAAAACCATGGAGTACGATTTGTTTCCTGTCAATGTTCAAGGACATAAATCACTCATAAAGATATGACTGTCAGTACAAATTATATTACTATATCATCACAATTTTTTCCCGtcctttttcaaaaaatatatcaGAATCAGttacgggaaaaaaaaaaaaaaaaaaaaaagcttggaGCTGTATGGATACCGATTAGAATTGTAGAAGAAAAATATTTGGTCTTAGGGAAAGAACTAATGTTGTTAGGagcttgtaaaataataataaaaaaaatttatatcgTGAAAGACAACAATATGATTCTTAAATACTACTACTAGCTAAATAggaaatatttttcaattaagtaATACCAGTTAAGAATTGAAAACAACTGATGACCTAACATACCAAGTGATAAAATGTAGAGGTCCTGGCTTCTGAACATTAGGTAGAGTTAAGTACAAGATGAAACTTTCAGATggtcttccttcttttctttctttcttttaacaccaccaacccccccccccccccccctttctggctttctctctctcttttcctccttgtTGGTAGTAAAGGAAACTCCAAGCCTTTTAAatttgggttaattacatttacctccttGAGATTTGATCAAATAACGAATCGATCCCtgagatttgaccaaataacaaAAAGGTCCCTCAACTGTTAGTCTTTGCCGTTGACtgttagggttaattacatttacccccttgagatttgaccaaataacgaATTGATCCctaaaatttgaccaaataacaGATTCCTCCCCCACACTAACTTCTGTCACTTATATGCAACGGAAATAGCCAAAAATCTAAATAACCCTTATTGATTTCCATCAAATTTTTAAGGATTAATTACATCTACCTCCCTTGTGGTTTGACCAAACTACTTTTAAATCCCTGTGGTGTGGTAATATTACATGTACCTCCTTTTTAAGTAATCTCGTCAAAGACACTTAAATAGAAGTAATAAAATATCATATTTACCCTCTTTGTAAAACTTGTAGTTAGAGAAAACTTACC is drawn from Coffea arabica cultivar ET-39 chromosome 1c, Coffea Arabica ET-39 HiFi, whole genome shotgun sequence and contains these coding sequences:
- the LOC113742680 gene encoding uncharacterized protein; the protein is MGSFSGLGIGLSFVFGCIFLGLVAELYYLLWWKKRINNREIEDHFTNYAAEISYLFCWKKSNSTDSRRNDTQELAASVINSEVNGHENDLELGGNGKDGSMQFKGFGEESVESELMRLHNLCGPPRFLFTIKEETKEDLESDDGKSRGDRSRKGSRTRSLSDIIIAVDTPFRTPLPSPPLRTPSLDSYSNIHGFNPLFESISEAELNKLRSSPPPKFKFLRDAEEKLIRRLVEEAERMALKNGGCVRDSVIQPSPNGTVITEEVDGSYVAIIGKDNERELQQQQQPSLCHSTPSQVLPLASSPSTFRLADAKSGMQ